The following are from one region of the Megachile rotundata isolate GNS110a chromosome 15, iyMegRotu1, whole genome shotgun sequence genome:
- the LOC100880916 gene encoding integrator complex subunit 12 isoform X2 has product MAQRIWITHTPAAQPVCAHADTAYAAAGETRSRTPTELVEHDRSSYPYYFVTDQRLPTPRADRSVASRTMYEDAEDASDINENFFNALALLHSTDDNSTEKLQKMLDTFIERKYGFDKTLMARLPKKFVQNTKIRGKSFSDVKTKKHKDDVSCKTGSTSRISEDLYVANDSVENNWKTVKVFNADVEDYSEKGDVPRISIPDEGSGDGLLCKVCNGAKLGPLILLECQECQEVYHPLCHQPPVVDIDVFDPRIVWMCQKCVDISVDTLDVKKQKEIYAFNNLDVQEVPVEADMLEKSNERLSKNETTVAQNLLDCSVDNGLIEKGVFTQKVKNVSSNQLRKRVGSKLSVTRSVVK; this is encoded by the exons ATGGCACAAAGAATCTGGATAACGCACACGCCTGCTGCGCAGCCGGTCTGCGCACACGCTGACACCGCTTATGCGGCCGCGGGAGAAACCAGAAGCCGAACGCCAACGGAACTGGTCGAACACGACCGATCGTCTTACCCCTACTACTTTGTGACGGACCAACGTCTCCCCACTCCCCGCGCCGACAGATCAGTCGCGTCACGCAC GATGTATGAGGACGCAGAGGATGCGTCGGACATCAACGAGAACTTCTTCAACGCGTTAGCTTTGTTACATTCAACAGACGACAACAGCACAGAGAAACTTCAGAAAATGTTGGACACGTTTATAGAACGGAAATACGGTTTTGACAAAACTTTGATGGCCAGACTGCCCAAGAAATTTGTTCAGAATACGAAAATCCGTGGTAAATCGTTCTCCGACGTAAAAACGAAAAAACACAAAGATGATGTATCCTGTAAAACAGGAAGTACCAGTCGGATAAGTGAAGATTTGTATGTTGCAAACGATTCAGTAGAAAATAATTGGAAAACTGTAAAAGTGTTCAACGCGGATGTTGAAGACTATAGCGAGAAAGGAGATGTTCCAAGGATATCTATTCCTGATGAAGGATCTGGAGATGGACTTCTATGCAAG GTCTGTAACGGGGCAAAACTAGGGCCCTTGATTCTCCTCGAGTGTCAAGAGTGCCAAGAAGTGTATCATCCTCTATGTCATCAACCTCCCGTCGTCGACATCGATGTTTTCGACCCCAGAATCGTGTGGATGTGTCAAAAATGCGTAGACATTTCTGTCGATACACTCGATGtaaagaaacaaaaagaaatttatgCATTCAATAATCTAGACGTTCAAGAAGTTCCTGTAGAGGCAGACATGTTGGAAAAATCAAATGAAAGACTTTCAAAAAACGAAACTACTGTTGCACAAAATTTATTag attgCAGTGTTGATAATGGACTAATTGAAAAAGGTGTTTTTACACAGAAGGTGAAAAATGTATCTTCGAATCAGTTGAGGAAACGTGTTGGTTCGAAACTTTCAGTAACTCGTTCTGTagttaaatag
- the LOC100880916 gene encoding integrator complex subunit 12 isoform X1: MPGMAQRIWITHTPAAQPVCAHADTAYAAAGETRSRTPTELVEHDRSSYPYYFVTDQRLPTPRADRSVASRTMYEDAEDASDINENFFNALALLHSTDDNSTEKLQKMLDTFIERKYGFDKTLMARLPKKFVQNTKIRGKSFSDVKTKKHKDDVSCKTGSTSRISEDLYVANDSVENNWKTVKVFNADVEDYSEKGDVPRISIPDEGSGDGLLCKVCNGAKLGPLILLECQECQEVYHPLCHQPPVVDIDVFDPRIVWMCQKCVDISVDTLDVKKQKEIYAFNNLDVQEVPVEADMLEKSNERLSKNETTVAQNLLDCSVDNGLIEKGVFTQKVKNVSSNQLRKRVGSKLSVTRSVVK; this comes from the exons ATGCCAGGAATGGCACAAAGAATCTGGATAACGCACACGCCTGCTGCGCAGCCGGTCTGCGCACACGCTGACACCGCTTATGCGGCCGCGGGAGAAACCAGAAGCCGAACGCCAACGGAACTGGTCGAACACGACCGATCGTCTTACCCCTACTACTTTGTGACGGACCAACGTCTCCCCACTCCCCGCGCCGACAGATCAGTCGCGTCACGCAC GATGTATGAGGACGCAGAGGATGCGTCGGACATCAACGAGAACTTCTTCAACGCGTTAGCTTTGTTACATTCAACAGACGACAACAGCACAGAGAAACTTCAGAAAATGTTGGACACGTTTATAGAACGGAAATACGGTTTTGACAAAACTTTGATGGCCAGACTGCCCAAGAAATTTGTTCAGAATACGAAAATCCGTGGTAAATCGTTCTCCGACGTAAAAACGAAAAAACACAAAGATGATGTATCCTGTAAAACAGGAAGTACCAGTCGGATAAGTGAAGATTTGTATGTTGCAAACGATTCAGTAGAAAATAATTGGAAAACTGTAAAAGTGTTCAACGCGGATGTTGAAGACTATAGCGAGAAAGGAGATGTTCCAAGGATATCTATTCCTGATGAAGGATCTGGAGATGGACTTCTATGCAAG GTCTGTAACGGGGCAAAACTAGGGCCCTTGATTCTCCTCGAGTGTCAAGAGTGCCAAGAAGTGTATCATCCTCTATGTCATCAACCTCCCGTCGTCGACATCGATGTTTTCGACCCCAGAATCGTGTGGATGTGTCAAAAATGCGTAGACATTTCTGTCGATACACTCGATGtaaagaaacaaaaagaaatttatgCATTCAATAATCTAGACGTTCAAGAAGTTCCTGTAGAGGCAGACATGTTGGAAAAATCAAATGAAAGACTTTCAAAAAACGAAACTACTGTTGCACAAAATTTATTag attgCAGTGTTGATAATGGACTAATTGAAAAAGGTGTTTTTACACAGAAGGTGAAAAATGTATCTTCGAATCAGTTGAGGAAACGTGTTGGTTCGAAACTTTCAGTAACTCGTTCTGTagttaaatag
- the LOC100880916 gene encoding integrator complex subunit 12 isoform X3, translated as MYEDAEDASDINENFFNALALLHSTDDNSTEKLQKMLDTFIERKYGFDKTLMARLPKKFVQNTKIRGKSFSDVKTKKHKDDVSCKTGSTSRISEDLYVANDSVENNWKTVKVFNADVEDYSEKGDVPRISIPDEGSGDGLLCKVCNGAKLGPLILLECQECQEVYHPLCHQPPVVDIDVFDPRIVWMCQKCVDISVDTLDVKKQKEIYAFNNLDVQEVPVEADMLEKSNERLSKNETTVAQNLLDCSVDNGLIEKGVFTQKVKNVSSNQLRKRVGSKLSVTRSVVK; from the exons ATGTATGAGGACGCAGAGGATGCGTCGGACATCAACGAGAACTTCTTCAACGCGTTAGCTTTGTTACATTCAACAGACGACAACAGCACAGAGAAACTTCAGAAAATGTTGGACACGTTTATAGAACGGAAATACGGTTTTGACAAAACTTTGATGGCCAGACTGCCCAAGAAATTTGTTCAGAATACGAAAATCCGTGGTAAATCGTTCTCCGACGTAAAAACGAAAAAACACAAAGATGATGTATCCTGTAAAACAGGAAGTACCAGTCGGATAAGTGAAGATTTGTATGTTGCAAACGATTCAGTAGAAAATAATTGGAAAACTGTAAAAGTGTTCAACGCGGATGTTGAAGACTATAGCGAGAAAGGAGATGTTCCAAGGATATCTATTCCTGATGAAGGATCTGGAGATGGACTTCTATGCAAG GTCTGTAACGGGGCAAAACTAGGGCCCTTGATTCTCCTCGAGTGTCAAGAGTGCCAAGAAGTGTATCATCCTCTATGTCATCAACCTCCCGTCGTCGACATCGATGTTTTCGACCCCAGAATCGTGTGGATGTGTCAAAAATGCGTAGACATTTCTGTCGATACACTCGATGtaaagaaacaaaaagaaatttatgCATTCAATAATCTAGACGTTCAAGAAGTTCCTGTAGAGGCAGACATGTTGGAAAAATCAAATGAAAGACTTTCAAAAAACGAAACTACTGTTGCACAAAATTTATTag attgCAGTGTTGATAATGGACTAATTGAAAAAGGTGTTTTTACACAGAAGGTGAAAAATGTATCTTCGAATCAGTTGAGGAAACGTGTTGGTTCGAAACTTTCAGTAACTCGTTCTGTagttaaatag
- the LOC100883931 gene encoding post-GPI attachment to proteins factor 2-like isoform X2, which produces MEQNNVYNVLPSISAITGISPQRYLWRISIALHIGPRLIIASVYHSYYYKILKAIEDVPSRIVGCRLLNLCYWLNIAEVAALCGVTYISNRENYSVHEKIFIAFMISSLTYMLMAVRLGRLVTPNAQSLQYKQALFVTSLISTIGLIIFFLKHRLLCHDLAFSWFSLCEYVIASANMGFHVTVVLDFPKEQLVVGNGLPTLKVE; this is translated from the exons ATGGAGCAAAATAAT gTTTATAATGTACTTCCATCAATCTCAGCTATTACCGGTATATCTCCACAGAGATATTTGTGGCGTATAAGCATAGCATTACATATTGGTCCTCGTTTGATCATTGCCAGTGTTTATCACTCATATTACTACAAAATACTTAAAGCAATTGAAGATGTACCTTCAAGGATTGTGGGATGTAGGCTTTTGAATTTATGCTACTGGTTAAATATCGCAGAGGTAGCAGCCTTGTGTGGTGTTACATATATCTCCAACAGAGAAAATTATT cTGTGCACGAGAAGATCTTCATTGCTTTCATGATTAGCTCTCTTACATATATGCTAATGGCAGTAAGGTTGGGTCGTCTTGTGACGCCAAATGCACAAAGCCTTCAGTACAAACAGGCACTTTTTGTAACAAGTCTTATTAGTACTATTGGACTCATTATTTTCTTTCTAAAACACAGACTACTGTGCCACGATTTGG CATTTAGTTGGTTTTCCTTATGCGAGTATGTGATTGCCTCTGCAAATATGGGTTTTCATGTTACCGTAGTTCTAGACTTTCCCAAGGAGCAGCTGGTTGTTGGAAATGGTTTACCCACCTTAAAGGTGGAATAA
- the LOC100883931 gene encoding post-GPI attachment to proteins factor 2-like isoform X1 — protein MEQNNVGNSKSSIYVAISFKKLCLATVSLPLVTLLICFVTAYIFQQDDIHETHCRVYNVLPSISAITGISPQRYLWRISIALHIGPRLIIASVYHSYYYKILKAIEDVPSRIVGCRLLNLCYWLNIAEVAALCGVTYISNRENYSVHEKIFIAFMISSLTYMLMAVRLGRLVTPNAQSLQYKQALFVTSLISTIGLIIFFLKHRLLCHDLAFSWFSLCEYVIASANMGFHVTVVLDFPKEQLVVGNGLPTLKVE, from the exons ATGGAGCAAAATAATGTAGGGAATAGTAAAAGTTCAATATACGTagcaatttcatttaaaaaattatgtttgGCAACAGTGTCTTTGCCTCTTGTTACCCTCTTAATTTGTTTCGTTACGGCATATATCTTTCAGCAAGATGATATTCACGAAACACATTGCAGG gTTTATAATGTACTTCCATCAATCTCAGCTATTACCGGTATATCTCCACAGAGATATTTGTGGCGTATAAGCATAGCATTACATATTGGTCCTCGTTTGATCATTGCCAGTGTTTATCACTCATATTACTACAAAATACTTAAAGCAATTGAAGATGTACCTTCAAGGATTGTGGGATGTAGGCTTTTGAATTTATGCTACTGGTTAAATATCGCAGAGGTAGCAGCCTTGTGTGGTGTTACATATATCTCCAACAGAGAAAATTATT cTGTGCACGAGAAGATCTTCATTGCTTTCATGATTAGCTCTCTTACATATATGCTAATGGCAGTAAGGTTGGGTCGTCTTGTGACGCCAAATGCACAAAGCCTTCAGTACAAACAGGCACTTTTTGTAACAAGTCTTATTAGTACTATTGGACTCATTATTTTCTTTCTAAAACACAGACTACTGTGCCACGATTTGG CATTTAGTTGGTTTTCCTTATGCGAGTATGTGATTGCCTCTGCAAATATGGGTTTTCATGTTACCGTAGTTCTAGACTTTCCCAAGGAGCAGCTGGTTGTTGGAAATGGTTTACCCACCTTAAAGGTGGAATAA